A single window of Candoia aspera isolate rCanAsp1 chromosome 3, rCanAsp1.hap2, whole genome shotgun sequence DNA harbors:
- the CTTNBP2NL gene encoding CTTNBP2 N-terminal-like protein, protein MNLEKLNKAELLTLFSILEGELEARDLVIEALKAQHRDTFIEERYGKYNISDPLMALQRDFEALKEDNYGEKQPVCANPLSILKVVMKHCKNMQEKMLSQLAAAESRHRKVILDLEEERQRHAQDTAEGDDVTYMLEKERERLTQQLEFEKSQVKKFEREQKKLSNQLEEERAHHKQLSSMLVLECKKATAKATEEGQKLGELNMKLEKERSKVNQLEEELAAKKKRGLQMEAQVEKQLSEFDIEREQLKAKLNREENRTKVLKEEVEDLKKILKELEASLKAGSHKVESSPSNVSMVSTATITEVSLGRSVACQTSNHLTENMNQEPAVKLAHTLPLATALHPYAKANGHCDADTLTGVEPAQSAVENLPKGKSVGPAAENAVENSISPVRTESLSASVPPLPSNGISLSPSNTASSSLTSSPCSSPVMTKRLLGASTSNPSYQSSYQVGINQRFHAARHKFQSQADQDHQSSGLQSPPSRDLSPTFADNSAAKQLARNTVTQVLSRFTSQQGPIKPVSPNSSPFGTDYRNLANAMSPKNETSPGKVSSPLSPLSPGIKSPTIPRAERGNPPPIPPKKPGLAPSPAATTPPVKTSNQASLGSPMDMATSCSSNAVVANGKEIEFLLPTNS, encoded by the exons ATGAATCTCGAAAAACTCAACAAAGCTGAACTACTGACACTTTTTAGTATCCTTGAAGGTGAACTAGAAGCCAGAGATCTTGTCATAGAAGCTTTAAAG GCCCAACACAGAGATACTTTTATTGAAGAACGTTATGGAAAATACAACATTAGTGATCCGTTGATGGCTCTTCAGAGAGATTTTGAAGCACTGAAAGAAGATAATTATGGTGAAAAGCAACCTGTTTGTGCCAATCCTTTATCCATCCTGAAGGTAGTGATGAAACATTGCAAGAATATGCAGGAAAAAATGTTGTCTCAACTGGCTGCTGCAGAGAGTAGGCACAGAAAG GTAATTTTGgatcttgaagaagaaaggcagCGACACGCCCAAGATACTGCTGAAGGCGATGATGTCACTTACATGCTGGAAAAAGAACGAGAACGGCTCACACAACAG TTGGAATTTGAAAAATCTCAGGTGAAGAAGTTTGAGAGAGAGCAGAAAAAGTTGTCTAACCAACTGGAGGAGGAGCGTGCACACCACAAGCAACTTTCTTCCATGCTTGTGTTGGAATGTAAGAAAGCCACAGCTAAAGCTACAGAGGAAGGGCAAAAGCTTGGGGAGTTAAATATGAagttggaaaaggaaagaagcaaagtaAACCAGCTGGAGGAGGAGCTAGCAGCCAAGAAGAAAAGAGGCTTGCAAATGGAGGCACAGGTAGAAAAGCAGTTATCTGAGTTTGACATTGAACGAGAGCAGTTGAAAGCCAAACTTAACCGGGAAGAGAACCGCACCAAAGTCCTGAAAGAAGAAGTAGAGGAtctgaagaaaatattaaaagagcTAGAAGCTTCTTTGAAAGCTGGCAGCCACAAAGTTGAGAGCTCACCCTCAAACGTCTCAATGGTGTCCACAGCAACTATTACAGAAGTCTCCTTAGGTAGGTCAGTGGCTTGTCAGACTAGTAATCACTTGACAGAAAACATGAATCAGGAACCTGCTGTCAAATTGGCACACACATTGCCACTGGCCACAGCTCTCCATCCTTATGCCAAGGCAAATGGACATTGTGATGCTGATACACTAACGGGTGTTGAGCCAGCTCAATCTGCAGTAGAGAATCTACCGAAGGGCAAGTCTGTTGGGCCAGCTGCTGAGAATGCTGTAGAGAATAGCATCTCCCCAGTAAGAACAGAATCTCTTTCTGCTTCAGTTCCACCACTCCCTTCCAATGGGATTTCCTTGTCTCCCAGCAACACAGCTTCTTCTTCTCTGACATCTTCACCATGCTCCTCCCCAGTCATGACTAAGCGTCTGCTTGGAGCATCAACCAGCAACCCTAGCTACCAATCTTCCTACCAAGTGGGAATCAATCAGCGCTTCCATGCTGCTCGCCACAAATTCCAGTCTCAGGCTGATCAAGATCATCAATCAAGTGGCCTCCAAAGTCCTCCATCCAGAGATTTGTCACCTACTTTTGCTGATAATTCTGCAGCAAAACAGCTTGCCCGTAATACAGTCACTCAGGTTCTCTCCAGATTCACCAGTCAGCAGGGTCCTATCAAACCAGTCTCCCCTAACAGTTCACCTTTTGGCACAGACTACCGAAATCTCGCCAATGCCATGAGCCCCAAAAATGAAACTAGCCCAGGTAAGGTCTCTAGCCCTTTAAGTCCCCTTTCACCTGGAATTAAATCACCTACCATACCCAGAGCAGAAAGAGGAAATCCTCCACCAATTCCTCCAAAGAAACCTGGTCTGGCTCCTTCTCCAGCAGCTACCACACCACCAGTGAAAACTTCAAATCAAGCATCCCTTGGTTCTCCTATGGACATGGCAACTAGTTGTTCAAGCAATGCGGTTGTAGCCAATGGGAAAGAAATTGAGTTTTTATTGCCAACCAATAGCTAG